TCTATCGGGTCGGTCCGTTGGCACGCTTAAATGTTTGTTCCCATTTTGGCACGGAGGGAGCGGATATGGAGTTACGCGAATATCGCCATCGGGTCGGTGGTGTAGCTACTTCTTCTTTTTACTATCATTATGCCCGATTAGTCGAGATTTTAGGCTGTTTAGAGCGTATCGAACTTTTAATCGACGATCCCGATATCTTCTCTAAACGCTGCCGGGCCGAAGCGGGAATTAATAATCTGCAAGGGGTGGGAGTTAGTGAAGCGCCCCGGGGTACTTTATTCCATGATTATAAAGTGGATGAAAATGGTTTAATTGAAACGGTGAATTTAATTATTGCCACGGGTAATAATAATTTGGCCATGAATCAAACGGTGAAACAAATCGCCCAACATTATATCCATGGTGGCGAAATTCCCGAAGCGATGTTAAACCGGGTGGAAGCGGGTATTCGTTGCTATGATCCCTGTTTAAGTTGTTCCACTCACGCTATGGGACAAATGCCGCTACAGCTAGAGTTAGTTAATGCAGCCGGTGAGGTGATTAATACTCGACAAAGGGGTTAATTATCTAAGTTGTTAGGGTGTTGGGAAATAGGGCAAATTCCTCGCGCATTGATAGTATCAATCTTAATTGAAATGACTATATTAACCTCTCACAATAAACCGCGATAGCGGATAAAAACGAGGATTACTGCCCAGGAACCTAAAGCTACTTTAACGGCGACTAAAATGTTTAGTATTGGTAAAATGCCGCCACTAAATAGCGCCCCTAATTCCCCGTGGGGTAACTCAAATCCTGAGAGAGTAATGGCGGCTAAAACAATAAAAACTAAGACGGAAATTTTCTCCCATGTTGCCGCTTGCCAACGGCGATAAATTGCTTGCATCCATTCGGGAGACGAGGTAATTGCTATTAAACCAATTGCCGTACCTCCGGCGACTCCGGCGGCAAAACCTCCCCCCGGACTTAAATGTCCGCGGATAGCTAATTCAATGCCCACTAAAGCGGCAATTGTTGCCCCTAAACGGGCTAAAATAATTGAAGGTTGGTCAGTAAATTGATGGATTTTACTGGCGGGTTTTTCGGTGGCTAAAAGAAAATTCGCCCCCATAATGGCAATGGTAAAAACAATCACTTCATAGATGGTATCGTAAAGACGATTACGAAAAATAACCACCGAAACCGCATTAGGAACACCGCCGTCGTCCACCAGGGATTTAACAATTTCTAAGGATGATACAGAGGAAGCAGTATTGGGAATAATTACCATTTTGACAGCGAAGGCAATGGCGGCTAGAGTGTAAATCCATTTCATTAGTGTTTCTCCTCTAATTTGGGGGTTTCAATACAGGTTAAAATCGTGTTTGCTGCCGTTAATTCATTTTTAAAAATATCGTAGAGATAGGGTAATCTAATTGTGGTTTCGTAGGGGATGGTTTCTGGATTGTCTTGACGGATACAGACGGCATGAATATCCTTATCCATAAGTGCCTGTTGCAAAGCTTGTTTATCACTGTAGGCAACCAATTCTAAACGCATAAAACGTTTACTTAAAACCGTTTGTAGTTGAGTTTTTAACTGTTCTAAAACCGTATCGGTTTCCTCGGCAATTACTCCTAAACGCATCACTAAAGAGGAACGAATCGCCACCGCGTAGAGAGTTACGGCTAACATGGTTCCCATCAAAGCTTCGGTTAAAGACACATCTGCTGCCCCTAATAAAGCATAAACTAAGGCTGCTATTGCCCCTAAAACCCCGCGAATTACTAAAGCTTGGTAGGGATTGGATTGTAACATCACCATCGCCGCAGTTAAAGGCAAGAGGGCAACAATAACATAGAGATAACTTTCATTCATCTTTAATTTTACTCTCGATCGCTAGAAGTATAAGCTAAAACGTAGCCTAACATGGTGTTCCAAATTGCTAAGGAAATTATTGCCAATAATAATAAAGGCCAATTTTGGGGAACTTTCAAAAGTAGCCCGAAAATAATCGCCATGGAACCCAAGGTATCAGCGACAGATAGACCATGTAATTTATATAATACCGAGCGCTTGTCTAAAAGATGCGCCGTTCCCCAAAACCAGAAAAAAACTCCGATAGCGATGCAGATATAACTCAAAATGTCAATCATGATTCGTTCAGTCGTTTAAGAATTTGTGCTAATAACATAAAGCCAGCATTACCGACACTGAGAATAATCACTGCTACCACTCCAATCATCCAATCATCCCGCAGAACCGACACCACTAGAATAATAATCGATGATTTACTAGAAGCACTGGCAAAGGCGGCCATTTTTTGCCAGATGTCATCATTTCTTGCCACTTCATAAAGGGGAATTAATAGGGCGACAATCATGGCAATGAGAACAATATTCATCCCTGGGAACTCCGTTTAATTAGATGAACTTCATAACCTTCATTTTCCTTGTATTCGGTGACGATAGTTTTCGGGGTAAAGGTAATGAGAAATATATCCCAAAAAGCCAGTCTGGGTGAACGTTTACCCGAAATTCTCTCCAAAATAATTTCTTCTTCCTTGTGGGGACGAAGGATAATTTCAAACGCTTCTTTATAAGCTTGAGGAATAGCTATAAAGACTTTAATTATTACCTTTAACCAATCGCCTAAAGTTTCGCTAGAGGCGAAATTACGGGGCAAAAGAAAAGCAATAGCCACCCCGATCATAATGTTCGCAGGGGTAAAATTAGCGGTGAGTAAAAACCACATAGTTAAACGCAGAATTATATGTCCGATCATGCTAAGACCATCCAAAACAATAGAACTAACATTATACTCATCATACCGACCAGATTATCAAATTGTTCCCAGGCCCG
This portion of the Microcystis aeruginosa NIES-2549 genome encodes:
- a CDS encoding Na+/H+ antiporter subunit E, which codes for MIGHIILRLTMWFLLTANFTPANIMIGVAIAFLLPRNFASSETLGDWLKVIIKVFIAIPQAYKEAFEIILRPHKEEEIILERISGKRSPRLAFWDIFLITFTPKTIVTEYKENEGYEVHLIKRSSQG
- a CDS encoding monovalent cation/H(+) antiporter subunit G, which produces MIDILSYICIAIGVFFWFWGTAHLLDKRSVLYKLHGLSVADTLGSMAIIFGLLLKVPQNWPLLLLAIISLAIWNTMLGYVLAYTSSDRE
- a CDS encoding Na(+)/H(+) antiporter subunit B, with the protein product MKWIYTLAAIAFAVKMVIIPNTASSVSSLEIVKSLVDDGGVPNAVSVVIFRNRLYDTIYEVIVFTIAIMGANFLLATEKPASKIHQFTDQPSIILARLGATIAALVGIELAIRGHLSPGGGFAAGVAGGTAIGLIAITSSPEWMQAIYRRWQAATWEKISVLVFIVLAAITLSGFELPHGELGALFSGGILPILNILVAVKVALGSWAVILVFIRYRGLL
- a CDS encoding DUF4040 domain-containing protein, with product MNESYLYVIVALLPLTAAMVMLQSNPYQALVIRGVLGAIAALVYALLGAADVSLTEALMGTMLAVTLYAVAIRSSLVMRLGVIAEETDTVLEQLKTQLQTVLSKRFMRLELVAYSDKQALQQALMDKDIHAVCIRQDNPETIPYETTIRLPYLYDIFKNELTAANTILTCIETPKLEEKH